The Brassica napus cultivar Da-Ae chromosome C7, Da-Ae, whole genome shotgun sequence genome has a segment encoding these proteins:
- the LOC106445841 gene encoding dynein light chain 2, cytoplasmic, with the protein MSEGRRKKSVNGGGAPAQTNHDDRRSTLPEAEAAGKRAVIKSADMKEDMQKEAIEIAITAFEKYSVEKEIAENIKKEFDKVHGPTWHCIVGRNFGSYVTHETNHFVYFYLDQKAVLLFKSG; encoded by the exons ATGAGTGAggggaggaggaagaagagtgtGAACGGAGGAGGCGCACCGGCGCAAACTAATCACGACGATCGGAGATCTACTCTTCCGGAAGCTGAAGCGGCGGGGAAGCGAGCTGTAATCAAGAGCGCTGACATGAAGGAGGATATGCAGAAGGAAGCTATCGAAATCGCTATCACC GCGTTTGAGAAGTACAGTGTGGAGAAGGAGATAGCTGAGAACATCAAGAAGGAGTTTGACAAGGTTCATGGTCCTACTTGGCACTGCATCGTTGGCCGCAACTTTG GTTCATATGTAACACACGAGACAAACCATTTCGTTTACTTCTACCTCGACCAGAAAGCTGTTCTCCTCTTCAAGTCGGGTTAA
- the LOC106445840 gene encoding epoxide hydrolase A: protein MDLTFTHRFVKVNGINMHFAEKTPSFTDNGASRPPPVILFLHGFPELWYTWRHQMAALSSLGYRTIAPDLRGYGDTEAPESADAYTSLHVVGDLIGLIDAVVGGDREKVFVVGHDWGAVIAWHLCLLRPDRVKALVNMSVVFEPWNLKRKPISMFKSFYGDDYYICRFQEYGEIEAEFAKVGTERVLLEMLTYRNPGPILLPKGKSYDDPVSLPSWLTEYDVKYYVSKYEKSGFTGPVNYYRNMDRTWEMMGAFSNAQVKVPVKFIIGDQDLTYHIPRTKKYIHDGRFKSHVPLLDEVVVLKGVGHFLHEERPDEISKHIHDYFLTF, encoded by the exons ATGGATCTTACTTTCACTCACAGATTCGTGAAGGTCAATGGAATCAACATGCACTTCGCCGAGAAAACTCCCTCCTTCACCGACAACGGTGCTTCACGTCCTCCTCCGGTGATACTCTTCCTCCACGGATTTCCGGAGCTCTGGTACACGTGGCGGCACCAGATGGCGGCACTCTCGTCGCTAGGCTACCGCACAATCGCCCCCGACCTGCGCGGATACGGAGACACGGAGGCGCCGGAGAGCGCGGACGCGTACACGAGTCTCCACGTGGTCGGAGATCTGATCGGATTGATCGACGCGGTGGTCGGAGGAGATCGGGAGAAAGTGTTCGTGGTGGGACACGATTGGGGAGCGGTCATCGCGTGGCATCTCTGTCTTCTCCGACCGGACAGGGTTAAGGCTCTGGTCAACATGAGTGTCGTGTTCGAGCCTTGGAACCTTAAGAGGAAACCGATCTCCATGTTTAAATCGTTCTATGGAGATGACTACTATATCTGCAGGTTTCAG GAGTATGGGGAAATAGAGGCGGAGTTCGCTAAAGTTGGCACGGAACGAGTTCTCTTAGAGATGTTAACGTATCGTAATCCTGGTCCTATACTCTTACCTAAAGGGAAAAGCTATGATGATCCTGTTTCACTGCCCTCTTGGCTAACCGAGTATGATGTTAAGTATTATGTTTCAAAGTACGAGAAGAGTGGCTTCACTGGACCTGTAAACTATTATCGAAACATGGACCG GACATGGGAGATGATGGGGGCATTCTCAAACGCTCAAGTGAAAGTTCCGGTTAAGTTTATAATCGGGGACCAAGATTTGACCTACCACATTCCACGGACCAAGAAGTACATCCACGATGGCCGGTTTAAGAGCCACGTACCGTTGTTAGACGAAGTTGTGGTACTTAAAGGCGTTGGTCATTTTCTCCACGAGGAAAGGCCTGACGAGATAAGTAAACACATCCACGACTACTTCCTCACTTTTTAG